The following proteins come from a genomic window of Flavobacterium crocinum:
- the serS gene encoding serine--tRNA ligase — protein MLQIAFIRENQEKVIKALAKRNIDAKSVVEEVVQLDENRRAAQVELDNTLSESNKLSKDIGELMKAGEKAKAAILKEKTVSLKEKSKELSEKAEALAVELTNKLYTLPNLPADIVPEGKTPDDNLNVFQEGDIPALHEGAQPHWELVKKYDIIDFELGVKITGAGFPVYKGKGAKLQRALINYFLDKNTAAGYNEVQVPHLVNEASGYGTGQLPDKEGQMYHAGVDDLYLIPTAEVPVTNLFRDVILNESELPVLQTAYTPCFRREAGSYGAHVRGLNRLHQFDKVEIVRIEHPDNSYAALDGMVEHVKEILKELKLPYRVLRLCGGDMGFTSALTYDFEVFSTAQDRWLEISSVSNFETFQANRLKLRFKDKDGKNQLAHTLNGSSLALPRVLAGIIENYQTPEGIVIPEVLRPYCGFDIIN, from the coding sequence ATGTTACAAATTGCATTTATTAGAGAAAATCAGGAGAAAGTAATCAAAGCTTTAGCAAAACGAAATATCGATGCTAAAAGCGTTGTGGAAGAAGTGGTTCAATTAGACGAAAATCGTCGTGCTGCTCAAGTGGAATTAGACAATACTTTATCAGAATCTAATAAATTGTCCAAAGATATTGGTGAATTGATGAAAGCCGGAGAGAAAGCTAAAGCAGCAATCTTAAAAGAAAAAACAGTTTCACTAAAAGAAAAAAGTAAAGAACTGAGCGAAAAAGCAGAAGCTTTGGCTGTTGAGTTAACCAATAAATTATACACTTTACCAAACCTTCCGGCAGATATTGTTCCAGAAGGAAAAACTCCAGATGACAATTTGAATGTTTTCCAGGAAGGAGATATTCCAGCTTTGCATGAAGGTGCACAACCTCACTGGGAATTGGTAAAGAAATATGATATTATCGATTTTGAATTGGGTGTAAAAATCACCGGAGCAGGATTTCCTGTTTACAAAGGAAAAGGAGCAAAATTACAACGTGCTTTAATCAATTACTTTTTAGACAAAAATACTGCTGCAGGATACAACGAAGTTCAGGTGCCGCATTTGGTAAATGAAGCTTCTGGTTACGGAACAGGTCAATTACCGGATAAAGAAGGGCAAATGTACCACGCCGGAGTTGACGATTTATATTTGATTCCAACGGCTGAGGTTCCGGTAACCAATTTATTCCGCGATGTAATCTTAAACGAAAGCGAATTGCCTGTTTTACAAACTGCCTATACGCCGTGTTTCCGTCGTGAAGCAGGTTCTTACGGAGCACACGTTCGCGGATTAAACCGTTTACACCAATTTGATAAAGTAGAAATAGTTCGTATCGAACATCCAGATAATTCTTATGCAGCATTAGACGGAATGGTAGAACATGTAAAAGAGATTTTAAAAGAATTAAAATTACCTTACAGAGTGTTACGCCTTTGTGGAGGAGATATGGGATTCACATCTGCTTTGACTTACGATTTCGAAGTGTTTTCTACAGCACAAGACCGCTGGTTGGAAATCAGTTCTGTTTCTAACTTTGAAACTTTCCAGGCAAACCGCTTGAAATTACGTTTCAAAGATAAAGACGGAAAAAACCAACTGGCGCATACACTTAACGGAAGTTCATTGGCGCTTCCTAGAGTTTTGGCCGGAATTATTGAAAATTACCAAACTCCGGAAGGAATCGTAATCCCTGAGGTTTTACGTCCTTACTGCGGATTTGATATTATAAACTAG